A genomic region of Dreissena polymorpha isolate Duluth1 chromosome 4, UMN_Dpol_1.0, whole genome shotgun sequence contains the following coding sequences:
- the LOC127879585 gene encoding LOW QUALITY PROTEIN: CD109 antigen-like (The sequence of the model RefSeq protein was modified relative to this genomic sequence to represent the inferred CDS: inserted 2 bases in 1 codon; deleted 1 base in 1 codon) → MKQVYKLLDNNQMLKAFILAAAFAVALAENSYIVLTPKSFRPGVPLNISVNVLKASGDVNVKAELFDDSAKAVIASAHKSVTPGSVTSIQINVPDNLHSGSYKIQVQGSGHGLHFQNETSINYESKSISIFIQTDKATYKPGQTINFRAFAVFPNLTVYTGSYDIEIYDPNTNKIKQWLGVSDASGVVTNFLEMDTQPVLGDWKMKVTAHGRSTEKIFVVAHYVLPKFEVKVELASFILTSDNALHGKVSAIYTYGKPVQGTADLIVKLKNWYRPYNYHGDEPHVTQALTLSVDGTASFSIPLDAIKTMNSYLTGQTLTVEANVTESLNHITLSGNNEVKFYDRAEKMEFLKSNPNTFKPGLSYTAYLRVSQQDDQPIQGVRQDVRVTVTCTYQDKGEATTPYPWYQPPQHSYSLPEQTFTVPDNGIVPIQVDIPENSTSVSVQAFYGKSVNAYLSLSKSYSPSDNYMQLSLKSSNLRAGQVASFDVRSTETISTLFVQVMSRGNVVMAGTVSGSTFSIHVDSKMAPNARIIAYYVRADGEVVTDSLSFDVDGAFQNQVALSFDKTKAAPGDNVNVIVTADPQSLVNLLAVDQSVLLLRSGNDVTQSEVIDELKSYDTISHXDSSSFCCDFMPMAMVGRRKRMVWWPYPRYFGGSDAQTIFDNSGVKVLTDANVFHHNEPMIYRPLPGMFANMAMGPAPGGMQPVPAPSGPLQSVDRIRNVFPETWLWSNSTIGADGTVTISTTVPDTITSWIASAFAVHSKSGLGIASSSAKIEAFKPFFVSLNLPYSVVRGEELALQANVFNYMSQDMDVLVTLKGSSDFRSMTVDANGLVSYGTQTQTKTVHIPAGEAKSVFFPIVPASLGMIPLTVTAQSALAADGVQRQLLVEPEGVAKHYSNPILVDLKNQTTFSQVVDISMPQTVVAGSQRIVVTAIGDLLGPTVNNLDKLLQMPTGCGEQTMLGFAPDVFVTNYLTATNQLTGDIEDKAISFMEKGYQRELTYQHKDGSFSAFGDQDPSGSMWLTAFVAKSFHQAKKQIFIDDETLTRAIDWMINRQKADGSFPEPGNVIHKDMQGGAASGIGLTAFVLASLLENNDLPGSIHQRITQSVALATHYLESQIATTNDDYVLSLCNYALTLAHSPAVRDVQTKLKNDAIVSGGTIHWHKDQAASTQSHWQPAHSQANPIDIEMTAYNLLVTAEAGDMSVGLQIMKWITAQRNSNGGFSSTQDTVVALQALSRFAAMIFSDTFNIQATVTAGTFTHTFNINKQNALVMQSVVLPSIPSQVSVSATGHGMALLDVGLSFNVEQEIETPSFQIDVTIVTETIDTLSVKSCVKWLKNGTSGMAIQEFGIPSGFEADLESIEKVVAIKRVESKDRKLVLYFNQIAPTPLCLTLDTIRTGMVAKSQPAAIEVYDYYQPSNRVTSFYQSKIHKNAHIFDICAECGNQSNTVAIGG, encoded by the exons ATGAAACAGGTGTACAAATTATTAG ATAACAATCAAATGCTGAAGGCGTTTATTTTAGCGGCCGCATTTGCGGTAGCTTTGGCAGAAAA CTCTTACATCGTTCTCACTCCTAAGAGTTTCCGACCTGGCGTCCCACTCAACATTAGCGTCAACGTCCTGAAGGCGTCAGGCGACGTCAACGTTAAGGCAGAACTTTTCGACGACAGCGCGAAGGCCGTAATAGCCTCTGCTCATAAATCCGTTACTCCCG GTTCTGTAACTTCTATTCAGATCAAT GTTCCGGACAACTTGCACAGCGGATCCTACAAAATCCAAGTACAAGGTTCCGGTCACGGCCTACACTTCCAGAACGAGACCTCCATCAACTATGAGAGCAAGAGCATCTCGATCTTTATTCAGACGGACAAGGCCACCTACAAACCTGGGCAAACTA TCAATTTCAGAGCCTTTGCAGTCTTCCCGAACTTGACTGTTTATACTGGAAGCTATGATATTGAAATCTAT GACCCCAACACGAACAAGATCAAGCAGTGGCTCGGCGTGTCCGATGCCAGCGGCGTCGTGACCAACTTTCTTGAGATGGACACACAGCCGGTGCTCGGAGACTGGAAAATGAAAGTTACAGCACAT GGACGATCTACAGAGAAAATATTCGTCGTTGCTCATTACG TGCTTCCAAAGTTTGAAGTTAAAGTCGAACTGGCTTCGTTTATTCTTACTTCCGATAACGCACTGCATGGGAAGGTCAGCGCAAT TTATACGTACGGTAAGCCGGTGCAGGGAACGGCCGACTTAATTGTGAAGTTAAAGAACTGGTACCGCCCATATAACTACCATGGTGACGAGCCACACGTGACGCAAGCACTGACTCTTTCG GTCGATGGTACTGCCTCGTTTTCCATCCCATTGGACGCTATTAAGACGATGAACAGCTACTTGACTGGACAAACTTTGACAGTAGAGGCCAACGTAACGGAGAGCCTTAATCACATCACCTTAAGTGGAAACAACGAAGTGAAATTTTATGACCGTGCTGAGAAAATGGAGTTCCTGAAATCTAACCCAAACACATTCAAGCCTGGTCTGTCCTACACTGCATAT CTACGAGTCTCACAGCAAGATGACCAGCCCATTCAGGGTGTTCGTCAAGATGTGCGAGTAACAGTAACGTGCACGTACCAAGACAAGGGCGAGGCAACCACGCCCTATCCCTGGTACCAGCCCCCACAACACAGCTACAGTCTTCCAGAGCAGACATTTACAGTACCGGATAATGGTATTGTGCCGATCCAGGTCGACATTCCAGAAAACTCAACCAGCGTCAGCGTACAG GCATTCTATGGAAAGTCCGTAAATGCTTACCTCAGTCTGAGCAAGAGTTACTCACCGAGTGATAATTACATGCAGCTCTCCTTGAAATCTTCTAACCTACGG GCCGGTCAAGTGGCATCGTTTGATGTTCGATCAACTGAAACCATTTCGACCTTGTTTGTCCAG GTCATGTCACGTGGTAATGTCGTCATGGCTGGGACGGTTTCCGGAAGTACATTCAGTATTCATGTTGACTCCAAGATGGCCCCGAACGCTCGCATCATTGCTTACTACGTACGTGCTGACGGCGAGGTCGTCACTGACAGCCTTAGTTTCGATGTAGATGGCGCTTTCCAAAACCAG GTTGCTCTGTCGTTCGACAAGACCAAGGCTGCTCCCGGC GATAACGTGAACGTGATCGTTACAGCGGACCCCCAGTCACTCGTAAATCTACTTGCCGTTGACCAGAGCGTCCTGCTGCTCCGATccggaaatgacgtcacacagtCAGAG GTCATCGACGAGTTGAAGTCGTACGACACAATCAGCCA TGATAGCAGCTCCTTCTGTTGCGACTTTATGCCAATGGCCATGGTCGGGCGCCGCAAACGCATGGTGTGGTGGCCGTACCCAAGATACTTCGGAGGGTCTGATGCACAGACCATTTTTGAC AACTCTGGTGTCAAGGTTTTGACCGACGCTAATGTGTTCCACCACAATGAACCAATGATTT ATCGACCATTGCCTGGAATGTTTGCAAACATGGCGATGGGGCCGGCTCCTGGTGGCATGCAACCAGTTCCGGCCCCAAGTGGCCCACTTCAGTCAGTGGATCGAATCAGAAATGTGTTTCCGGAAACATGGCTGTGGAGTAACTCAACAATTGG AGCGGACGGCACAGTTACTATTTCAACCACTGTACCTGATACAATCACATCTTGGATAGCAAGTGCATTTGCAGTTCACTCCAAGTCAGGATTGGGAATCGCTTCCTCTTCAGCCAAG ATTGAGGCGTTCAAGCCTTTCTTCGTGAGCCTCAATCTGCCGTACTCTGTTGTCCGAGGGGAGGAGCTCGCTCTTCAAGCAAACGTCTTTAACTACATGTCACAGGATATGGAT GTACTGGTGACCTTGAAAGGTTCGTCTGACTTCAGGAGCATGACAGTTGACGCTAACGGCCTTGTCAGTTACGGCACACAGACTCAAACGAAGACAGTTCAC ATCCCTGCCGGGGAGGCCAAGTCTGTGTTTTTCCCGATCGTTCCCGCCTCCCTGGGCATGATACCTCTGACTGTGACCGCCCAGTCGGCCCTCGCAGCTGACGGGGTACAGAGGCAACTTCTTGTTGAG CCTGAAGGAGTCGCTAAGCATTACAGCAACCCAATCTTAGTAGACCTGAAGAACCAGACGACATTCAGCCAGGTTGTTGACATCTCTATGCCTCAAACGGTCGTCGCCGGGTCACAAAGAATTGTCGTTACCGCAATTG GTGACCTTCTTGGACCAACGGTAAACAATCTCGACAAACTGCTTCAAATGCCGACCGGATGTGGCGAGCAGACGATGCTCGGCTTCGCGCCAGACGTCTTTGTAACTAACTACCTGACGGCCACCAACCAACTGACGGGAGATATCGAGGACAAGGCAATCAGCTTTATGGAGAAGG GGTACCAACGTGAACTTACATATCAACACAAGGACGGCTCATTCAGCGCGTTTGGTGATCAGGACCCCTCCGGAAGCATGTG GCTGACTGCATTTGTTGCCAAGTCATTCCACCAGGCCAAGAAGCAAATCTTCATCGACGACGAGACACTGACTCGAGCCATCGACTGGATGATCAACCGACAGAAAGCCGACGGCTCTTTCCCAGAGCCTGGTAATGTGATCCATAAGGATATGCAG GGTGGTGCTGCATCTGGCATCGGTCTCACTGCTTTCGTTCTTGCATCACTTCTTGAAAACAATGATCTTCCAGGA AGCATTCACCAGAGAATCACACAATCTGTGGCATTGGCAACACATTACCTTGAGTCCCAAATTGCAACGACGAATGATGACTACGTTCTTTCCCTTTGCAACTACGCCCTGACACTTGCCCATAGTCCAGCTGTACGTGATGTCCAGACCAAACTTAAGAATGATGCAATCGTTAGCG GAGGCACCATCCACTGGCACAAGGACCAGGCAGCCTCCACTCAGAGCCACTGGCAACCCGCCCACTCACAGGCCAACCCTATCGACATTGAGATGACTGCGTACAACCTGCTGGTGACGGCGGAGGCCGGCGATATGAGCGTAGGTCTTCAGATTATGAAGTGGATCACGGCCCAGAGGAACTCTAATGGAGGCTTCAGTTCAACACAG GATACCGTTGTTGCCCTTCAAGCCTTGTCAAGATTTGCTGCAATGATTTTCTCAGACACGTTTAACATCCAAGCCACAGTTACAGCTGGAACCTTCACGCATACATTTAACATCAACAAGCAAAATGCTCTTGTCATGCAGTCCGTTGTA TTGCCATCGATTCCAAGCCAGGTTTCTGTTAGCGCAACTGGTCACGGAATGGCTCTGTTGGAT GTCGGACTCTCGTTCAACGTTGAACAAGAAATTGAGACGCCCTCCTTCCAGATCGATGTCACCATAGTTACTGAAACCATTGATACGCTTTCAGTGAAATCATGCGTTAA ATGGTTGAAGAACGGTACAAGTGGAATGGCCATCCAGGAGTTTGGCATTCCATCTGGGTTCGAAGCAGATCTTGAAAGCATTGAAAAAGTAGTGGCGATAAAACGTGTGGAGTCTAAGGACAGAAAGCTCGTTTTGTACTTCAATCAG ATTGCTCCTACGCCCTTGTGCCTGACGCTCGATACCATCCGAACTGGAATGGTGGCCAAGTCGCAACCAGCTGCGATCGAAGTATATGACTACTATCAGCCGA GTAACCGAGTGACATCATTCTACCAGTCGAAAATTCACAAGAATGCACATATCTTTGACATCTGCGCCGAATGTGGCAATCAG AGCAACACAGTCGCTATTGGAGGGTAA